The segment TAGTCTCGGGGTCGTACAACCTTCGGTTTGCGTATCGTTTGAGTACCTTCATTCGGGCGTTTGCCTTTGCTTCGAAAAATCCGAGACCGATGCGCTGGATCCAGAGCCGAATAAAGGAGGAGTCCGTTTTTTGTTTCGGATTGCCTTTCTAGTTGCGGGTTTTTCGCAACGCACCAATTCTAGGATCGGGTTAAAATCCCCAAGGTCAAGGAAAAAACCCGTTCTATTCCAAGCAGGTATGAATCTACTCTCAGACGTTTTACTTCTAAGACGACTTACTCCGGAAGAGCGAGAATTCTTGTTAGCCCTTCTAAAGTGGAAAGGAATTTCATTTTTCGAATGGGTGACCTCTTCTGGTTTTCCTTCCGTTTCGAAAGACACTTTAATATGGAAGTCGGATTCACAACCGGAAGACATCGCACAGACAAAAGATTGGTCGCGCGAAGCTTGCTTACTCGGAAGGTTTGATCGAGAAGAAAAGAACGCCTTTTTGAGAGCCGGAGCGAATCGAATTTACGATTTAACTGTTTTCCCTTTGGATGAATTTCCGATATTTCGTCCGAGTAAACCGATTCATCCCGAAGCGATTCTACTGACTCGGAACGAAAATTTATATTATAAATACAGGTCCCTGTTTAGGGCCGCCGGCTCCAACGCATATTGGTGTAGAGATATTTTCGGACTTCCGAATCTTTTAAAAGAAACGAAGCCGGGATTGTTGATCCTGGACGCTGAATCTTTCGAAGCCAGAGAATTAATCGAGAAGCTTCGTCCTATTTTAGGGGTTCCTTACTTTCCGCTTAGCTTTTGTTTAATCGATTTTGGAAGAGAAAACGTTTATCAAGACCTGGCCAGAGGTTTAAAGGACTTAGCGAAGGCATTCTTCGATCCTAAAGATCTATTACTTTTTATTCGAGATCGCTTCGCTTTAAGATCGGCTTGCGAAGAATCCGGATACCAAGCTATAGTTTGGGGGGGAACTCCACGGAATATCCGAGAATACGAATTTCCCAATATTCCAAAAATTCCAGATGATAAAGGACAATCCGTCCTTAACGGTAGGATTCGTAGAATGTTTCTCTGGTTGGGAGACGGTGCAATCCGAGGAGATTCTTCGGCGTAAAAACTACGAATTATGCCCCTTCCGATTCTAAACGGTCGAATACCTGTAAAAATAATTCGACAGGTTGCGCCCCTGAAACCGCATATTTCTCGTTAAAAATATAGAATGGAACTCCGGTAACACCCATATTCTTCCCTTCGATTTCCTCTCTTTCGATTTCCGATAATAGCAATTTATCTTCCTTCACGGATGAGAATTCCGTTTCCGGTATGCCGGCCTCTCGAAGACTCTCCAAAATGACCGATTCGTCCGATAAATTTTTTCCGTCCGAAAAAAAGTTTCGGAAGAATATTTCGGCCAGTTGGGATTCCTTGTCGTACTGCTTCGCTTTACGAATCAAAGCATGAAGAATAAACGTATTGGGTTGATGACCTTTATCTAAATTAGAAAAAAATAAACCGTCTTCCTTTGCTATATCGGCGACTCTCCCCGTCATCGAACGGATCCTCTCCAAAGAGCCGAATTTTTTGACCATATGTGCGACTCGGTCTTCTCCGTCTGAAGAAATATCCGGATTTAACTCGAATGGTTTCCAATTAACTTGTATCGAATCACTCGGATGCGTAACTTTCCATTGTTCTATAGCGTTCTCTAATCGTTTTTTCCCGATATAACACCAAGGGCATACTACGTCCGAATAAATTGAAATTTCAGTTTTCAAGGAAAATGTCTCCTGTAACCGTTAGACTTACAAGCAAGTTCAGAATTGCATTCTTTTTTTTCGAAAGAGGATGGAATGAGTCCGAAAAAAAGATCCCTTAAATATAAACTCTATTCTTCCTCTAAAAGTTCGTCGGCTTCCAAATCTTCAAGACCTCGATGAGGAAACGCCTGTTCGTAAAACAAAGCGGAAAATAAGTTGAAGTCCTCGTCTTCCGGCAGGTTCTTTTTTTCCCAGTATTCATTCCGACGTTTGATCAATACCGAAATAGTTTCGTCCTCGAGAGAAAATTCCTTCCCCCCTTGATTGAGTCGACGAACTAGCCAATTTAAATTATGCAAAGTGAAGGATCCCAAAAATTCCAGTGCAGCTAACGACGGTTCGCGTTTCATCAATGCTTCAGTATGATACAAGGGAATTCGTAAATAATAAGAATCCTTCGTTTGCATATATTGCTGATATCCCGAAGAAACGGATTCGAAAAATTGAAGCGTATTGATATACGAAGTGTTTATTAATTTTTCTTTCTCAGGATATAAACGGATAATTTCCATTAAATCGATGAAGCTATCCTTTTGCCTTGCTTCTCTTAATATCGCATCCTGAGGTTCAGGTCTCGGTTCCACGTCGATCAACTTTACGAATAGATATTTTATTTCGTATGCGAATCTGGACTCTCGAGGAATATAATATTCTATCCAAATAGGCTCTTTATAATACTGGATCAGTTCTTCGGCTGGAAGATCCGGAGTGACGCTTAACGACTTGAGTTTTTTTACGTCATCGGTGATTACTTTCTTTCCGCCGACTCTCGTCCGCGAACGCTTAATTTGACGGAGCTCGCTTTTATTGAGTAGCGGTTTTGGTTTGTACGAGTCCATTTTAGAATCCTATCGGAATCGAAGGCTCGGTAATTCAGAGCCGACTTACGATATTCTATTAGATTCGACGATTAAGGCCAAAAGATTTTCGCCCAAATTAATCGGAGAAAGATGCCGAACGGGCTCATTATTCCGGATTCAGCAAAACGAACGTTTCCGTTTCCGTCTAAAATATAAAAACTAGGATATCCGCCGATACTCCAATCTCTGAGAAGAATCGGATTCCCCGGGATTACGGGAAAATCGATCGATTTTTTCTGGATATACTCGTTTAGAGCGATCGGATTTTCGCCTTCTTCGACGCTTAGAAAAGTAAAACCTGATCTTTCCTTTAATAATGACGCATACCACTTAACAAGCGGAAGATTCGTAGTGCATACACCGCACCAAGTTGCCCAAAAATAAACGACTGTCGTTTTCCCTTTTGTTTCCGCTTTCTTCCCTTCCGGAATACGAAACTCCATTCCTTCCAAACTAAGTACAGGCTTTGTATCTAAAGCCCTAAACCAAGCGAGAAAAAACGTGGCGAAAAGGAGCAACATGAGCGCTGCACCGTATTGAAAAGCACTCTTTGTCTTCGCGTTCATCCTTTGTTTAGACTCGTCTTAAAGGTGAATGGGCAAACTTTGACCGGGGCCGGAATACATTATCCAGACCACCAAGAGGAGCCAAATAAACCCGGCAACCAACACCCCTAAATCCGTCAGAATGGCTCTCGTAGGATTGTGACCCATATTCTTTATATAAATGATGTACAAAGAGCGAAAGATAGCGTAAACTACGATCGGAATCGTATACACCATTTTATCCGTTCCTAGATTTTCTATCGTTGTCGGACTCGTCACATACATCACGTAAGTGACGAGGGTCATGGTTGCGACGATTCCCATCATCAAATCGAGAAAGTTTACCGAATATTCTTCTAAAATCTTTCTATGTCCGATTGCGCCATCCTCAAGAATGATAAGCTCCCCTCTTCTTTTTCCGAAGCCCCAGTAAAGAGCCAACATAAAAGTACAGAGTAAAAGCCAGGACGAAAAGCTCACTCCGACTACGACGGAACCGGCCACTGCTCGAACAACGAAGCCTATCGAAATACTCATAACATCCAAGATCACCATATGCTTAAGAAAACGGCTATATATGACGTTGAAAACCAAGTAGAATGTAACTAGATAAAAGAATTCAGGCTGTAAACGAAACGATAAGATGAGGGTTCCCGAGAGTAGTATCGCCGTAAGAAAAAGAGCGACCGTAGGCGTAATCGCACCCGAAGCTAGCGGCCGATGCTTTTTTTCCGGATGCAAAGCGTCTTCCTTTCGGTCCAAAAAATCGTTAATCACATACTGACAACTCGCAGTCAGTGAAAATAGAAAGAATGCAGCGATCGCACGTTCAACGGATTCTAGGTCTCCGAGTTTTTTGCCAAAAATAATCCCCGCAAAGAGAATAATATTCTTAACCCATTGATGAGGGCGGAGTAGCTTGATGTAAGGGACTAGCATTCTGGCTCCAGGGAGAAATGTCGTTCGTGAAGGACAGGATGTTGTTCTTCGCAAGAGTTTCAATTAAAAACTGATTCGAAATTGCGACGATCCGAGGGCACTCGTCCACTGAACAATTCATTTTGCCCCTCTGCTGCTTACCGGAGTTGGAACTCCCACAAAGAAATCCGAAAGAAAAAACGCTTTTCATTGGATACAAAATCTGATAAGGAAGCGGGGTACCGCCGCTTCGCTCCGGCCCCCGCCCAGGAAGGGTGGGGCTAACTGACCACTCGATTCGGATAATGAAGTATTATCCTACTTGAATCTTAATCCCGTCGTCCTTCGAACCGAGGCTGCCCAGACCCGAATGTCCGGTAAAAGCGATTAAAAGAGTAAAGACCCCGACTCGCCCTACGTACATTATGCAAGGGTAAAAGAATTTTTCCAACCCTGTAATATACGGCGTCAAGCCCTTAGTTAAGCCGACCGTGCCGAAAGCCGACATCACCTCGAAAAAGATATCTTCGATCCCGTGCCTATGTTCGTTCGTAATGGTGATCACCAACATAAAAAATACGATGGCGATCGTCGCCAGAAAGTAGATTCGAGTGGAAATTGCGACCGAGTTTTTGGATACTTCTTCGCCCATTATGGTTACTCTTGCCTGGGGATTGATTACGTTTCTCAAATACATTAAGAGAATTACGAAAGTTGTAATCTTAATACCCCCGGTCGCACCCTGAGGCCCGCCTCCTACGAACATTAAGGAGCAAAGGAGAACGTATGTCGGGCTTCTAATTTCCGAAAGGTCGAACGTATTGAATCCCGCCGTCCGAGATGAAACGGAAAGGAAGAATGAATTGAATAGTTTATCCATGAAACCGAATTTTCCGATCGTATCCGGATTATCCCATTCCGCAAAAAGGATTCCCAACCCTCCAACGTGTACCAATATTAAGGATCCATAAAGAATTACTTTCATCTGAATGCGATTCGACTCGCCGTGCAGGGCTTGTCGGTATAGACTCAGACGATCCTCGGCCCAGAAGGACAGACGGATCAGAAGTAGGTAAATCCAGGAAGGCTCCTTTCCTTCCTCCAATGCTCGAGACATTAAATATGTCTCCATCGCGACTTCGATACGATTCATAATTTTGCGAAACGTTTCTAACAATGTTTTCTCGAAGAAGATTATAACGGGAAATCCGATACCTCCCATCACGATCAATCCTTGTATGATGACAAGACATACCGGTTCGCTTGCAAGAAAACTAACATCGTCCACTATAGAAAACCCGGCATTATTAAACGCGGATACTGCGGTGAATAAACTTAGGAAAACCCGATTTGGGTCGCCGGGTAATTCGCTTAAATTTTTCGGCATGAATAGATAAAGTAAGAGTGCGCCAAGCAATTCCAGCGAAACGGAAATATTAACGATCGAAAGCAATATTCTTCTTACATAATGCGCTTTCTTCGAAGATTTCTCCACTCCGTCTTCGGATTCATGCGAATCGATCGCTTCGAAAACGAATGCTGCAATTCGGGTACTCCGAGACAAACCTCTGACTACGAGAATTCCGACTAATACCGTGAAGGTAATAATCCCTAACCCGCCGATCTGGATCAGGAACATCATGATCACCTGGGTAGAAAATGCTAGTCCACTGATGGAAACGGTAGTCAATCCGGTGACACAAATGGCCGAAGCCGCGATGTAAAACGAGTCGGGATAACCTAATCTGCCGGATTCGGAGGCATAGATCATAAACGAGCCGAGCAGGATCGCCGCAGCAAAGCCTAAACACAGGATTCTAGCGACCGAAAGCAGTAAAAATGCCCGGGCTATCCGATTGATGTTTCTCTTAAAAAATTTAATCGACTGCATTGGGTGAGGGAAACCCTCTTCCGAAGGGATATTTTTTTCCGATAAGCAGGCCAGGCAATGAAAAACCTGACGCTCGGAGTTCGAAGAAGGGATTCGATTAAGAATATCTTTACAAATGAGGCGCTTCTAGAAATCTGGTAAGAATTAGGGCTCCTTTACCCTGGGGGCCTCTGACGTTTTTATAACCCAATCTTTATTACGAGGACCCTATGAGTACTGCCGTCGCGGATTTTAAAGCCAGTGAAAAACTCCTCAAAACCAGGAATATCGGAATTTCCGCCCATATCGACTCCGGAAAGACCACCCTGACTGAGAGGATTCTATTCTATACGAATCGTATCCACGCTATCCACGAAGTTCGTGGAAAAGACGGAGTCGGCGCGAAA is part of the Leptospira broomii serovar Hurstbridge str. 5399 genome and harbors:
- a CDS encoding DsbA family oxidoreductase; the protein is MKTEISIYSDVVCPWCYIGKKRLENAIEQWKVTHPSDSIQVNWKPFELNPDISSDGEDRVAHMVKKFGSLERIRSMTGRVADIAKEDGLFFSNLDKGHQPNTFILHALIRKAKQYDKESQLAEIFFRNFFSDGKNLSDESVILESLREAGIPETEFSSVKEDKLLLSEIEREEIEGKNMGVTGVPFYIFNEKYAVSGAQPVELFLQVFDRLESEGA
- a CDS encoding TlpA family protein disulfide reductase, whose protein sequence is MNAKTKSAFQYGAALMLLLFATFFLAWFRALDTKPVLSLEGMEFRIPEGKKAETKGKTTVVYFWATWCGVCTTNLPLVKWYASLLKERSGFTFLSVEEGENPIALNEYIQKKSIDFPVIPGNPILLRDWSIGGYPSFYILDGNGNVRFAESGIMSPFGIFLRLIWAKIFWP
- a CDS encoding decaprenyl-phosphate phosphoribosyltransferase, whose amino-acid sequence is MLVPYIKLLRPHQWVKNIILFAGIIFGKKLGDLESVERAIAAFFLFSLTASCQYVINDFLDRKEDALHPEKKHRPLASGAITPTVALFLTAILLSGTLILSFRLQPEFFYLVTFYLVFNVIYSRFLKHMVILDVMSISIGFVVRAVAGSVVVGVSFSSWLLLCTFMLALYWGFGKRRGELIILEDGAIGHRKILEEYSVNFLDLMMGIVATMTLVTYVMYVTSPTTIENLGTDKMVYTIPIVVYAIFRSLYIIYIKNMGHNPTRAILTDLGVLVAGFIWLLLVVWIMYSGPGQSLPIHL
- a CDS encoding potassium transporter TrkG, with the translated sequence MQSIKFFKRNINRIARAFLLLSVARILCLGFAAAILLGSFMIYASESGRLGYPDSFYIAASAICVTGLTTVSISGLAFSTQVIMMFLIQIGGLGIITFTVLVGILVVRGLSRSTRIAAFVFEAIDSHESEDGVEKSSKKAHYVRRILLSIVNISVSLELLGALLLYLFMPKNLSELPGDPNRVFLSLFTAVSAFNNAGFSIVDDVSFLASEPVCLVIIQGLIVMGGIGFPVIIFFEKTLLETFRKIMNRIEVAMETYLMSRALEEGKEPSWIYLLLIRLSFWAEDRLSLYRQALHGESNRIQMKVILYGSLILVHVGGLGILFAEWDNPDTIGKFGFMDKLFNSFFLSVSSRTAGFNTFDLSEIRSPTYVLLCSLMFVGGGPQGATGGIKITTFVILLMYLRNVINPQARVTIMGEEVSKNSVAISTRIYFLATIAIVFFMLVITITNEHRHGIEDIFFEVMSAFGTVGLTKGLTPYITGLEKFFYPCIMYVGRVGVFTLLIAFTGHSGLGSLGSKDDGIKIQVG